A stretch of Rhizobium sp. TH2 DNA encodes these proteins:
- a CDS encoding GcrA family cell cycle regulator — protein MNWTDERVERLKKLWAEGLSASQIAAQLGGVSRNAVIGKVHRLSLPGRAKAGGATSARSQKRSTVSTQVRPQSFAPRTITRTVTRQAGSTMLKEDIEVEALEEMQISTSNNVVVPIFKRLPLVRLTERTCKWPLGDPLKDDFCFCGNDSPDNTPYCTYHQKLAYQPSAERRRVR, from the coding sequence GTGAACTGGACCGACGAACGTGTTGAGAGGCTGAAGAAGCTCTGGGCCGAGGGCTTGAGCGCCAGCCAGATCGCTGCCCAGCTCGGCGGCGTCAGCCGCAACGCGGTGATCGGCAAGGTCCACCGGCTGAGCCTGCCCGGTCGCGCCAAGGCTGGCGGGGCAACCTCCGCCCGATCCCAGAAACGTTCGACGGTTTCGACCCAGGTGCGGCCTCAGTCCTTCGCACCACGCACGATTACCCGCACGGTGACCCGCCAGGCGGGTTCAACGATGCTCAAGGAAGACATTGAGGTCGAAGCGCTTGAGGAGATGCAAATCTCGACCAGCAACAATGTGGTCGTGCCGATTTTCAAGCGCCTGCCGCTGGTTCGCCTCACCGAACGCACATGCAAATGGCCGCTCGGCGATCCGCTCAAGGACGACTTCTGCTTCTGCGGCAATGACTCGCCCGATAACACGCCCTATTGCACCTATCACCAGAAGCTCGCCTACCAGCCTTCGGCGGAGCGCCGCCGGGTTCGCTGA
- the phoU gene encoding phosphate signaling complex protein PhoU has translation MTTTSSHIYSVFDDELKTLARRIAEMGGMVEQMVSDAIHALVTADSALAQRVISEDTIVDATEREIGDKAILMIAKRQPVASDLREIIGSIRIASDLERVGDLGKSTAKRVIAVQTSGIPRPLARGIEHLSELALSQLKDVLDVYSTRSPEKAEQIRARDEEIDAMYTSLFRELLTYMMEDPRNITPCTHLLFCAKNIERIGDHATNIAETIYYMSTGEQPAGERPKDDNTASVVQPAL, from the coding sequence ATGACCACAACATCGTCCCACATCTATTCCGTATTCGACGACGAACTGAAGACGCTCGCCCGCCGCATCGCCGAAATGGGCGGCATGGTCGAGCAGATGGTTTCCGATGCGATCCATGCGCTCGTAACCGCCGATTCCGCGCTCGCCCAGCGGGTGATCTCGGAAGACACGATCGTCGACGCGACGGAACGTGAAATCGGCGACAAGGCGATCCTGATGATCGCCAAGCGCCAGCCCGTTGCATCCGATCTTCGCGAGATCATCGGATCGATCCGCATCGCATCCGACCTGGAGCGCGTCGGCGACCTCGGCAAGTCCACCGCCAAGCGTGTCATCGCTGTGCAGACATCGGGCATTCCGCGCCCGCTCGCCCGTGGTATCGAGCACCTCTCGGAGCTTGCTCTGTCGCAGCTCAAGGACGTACTCGACGTCTATTCGACGCGTTCGCCTGAAAAGGCCGAGCAGATCCGTGCCCGCGACGAAGAGATCGATGCGATGTACACGTCGTTGTTCCGCGAGCTTCTGACCTATATGATGGAAGATCCGCGCAACATCACGCCCTGCACGCATCTCCTGTTCTGCGCCAAGAACATCGAACGCATCGGTGACCACGCGACGAATATCGCCGAGACGATCTATTACATGTCGACCGGCGAGCAGCCGGCCGGCGAGCGGCCCAAGGATGACAACACGGCATCCGTCGTCCAGCCAGCCCTTTGA
- the pstC gene encoding phosphate ABC transporter permease subunit PstC, with protein MGSASVFLIILVIGVVAYYLTRSKSVSVVNGDVRKLHSRPSYFGAHAAIWAILPAALFLIVAANVGSNFVERSVRASLPAEHLAKPQNEQDIIYGMVKSIATGFDLLTSEERAAVDGDITRFKSVLGSKGLPLAQDPQPFMIDAAKRLMSETSTSLWIIAIASILIALGGGYFSYTRVSETFRARNNVERFMLWALILSSTIAILTTFGIVGSLISETFRFFGQVSPVNFFFGTVWDPRFSTSGSTAGQFGLIPLLLGTMYIALVAMLIAVPIGLFAAIYMAEYASRQVRSIVKPLLEILAGIPTIVYGFFALITIGPFFRDFSTGLWGALTGNYTNFIEAQSVLTAGFVMSIRLIPFVSSLSDDIITAVPRAMRDGSLGLGATRSETMKRVILPAALPGIMGALLLTGSRAIGETMIVVLAAGVAANLQFSPFEPMTTITVKIVNQLTGDLEFNSPQTLVAFALGITLFVLTLIMNVYALYIVRKYREQYE; from the coding sequence ATGGGTAGCGCCTCGGTTTTCCTGATAATTCTGGTCATCGGCGTGGTCGCGTACTATCTGACGCGTTCAAAGTCGGTGTCCGTGGTCAACGGAGATGTGCGCAAGCTGCACTCCCGTCCTTCCTATTTCGGTGCGCATGCCGCCATCTGGGCGATCCTGCCAGCTGCTCTCTTTCTCATCGTTGCGGCCAATGTCGGCTCGAACTTCGTCGAGCGCTCGGTAAGGGCGTCGCTGCCCGCGGAGCACCTTGCAAAGCCGCAGAACGAGCAGGACATCATTTACGGCATGGTCAAGTCGATCGCGACCGGCTTCGACCTGCTGACATCCGAAGAGCGCGCCGCGGTTGATGGTGATATCACCAGGTTCAAGTCGGTGCTGGGCTCGAAGGGCCTGCCGCTGGCCCAGGATCCGCAGCCTTTCATGATCGATGCTGCCAAGCGCCTGATGAGCGAAACGTCAACATCCCTTTGGATCATTGCTATTGCCTCGATCCTGATCGCATTGGGCGGCGGCTATTTCTCTTATACGCGTGTCTCGGAAACTTTCCGCGCCCGCAACAATGTCGAGCGCTTCATGCTCTGGGCGCTGATCCTGTCGTCCACCATCGCGATCCTCACGACATTCGGTATCGTCGGCTCGCTGATCTCGGAAACCTTCCGTTTCTTCGGTCAGGTTTCTCCGGTCAACTTCTTCTTCGGTACCGTGTGGGATCCGCGCTTCTCGACCAGCGGCAGCACTGCAGGCCAGTTCGGCCTCATTCCTCTGCTGCTCGGCACGATGTACATCGCGCTGGTCGCCATGTTGATCGCAGTGCCGATCGGCCTGTTCGCCGCCATCTACATGGCCGAGTACGCCTCGCGCCAGGTCCGTTCCATCGTCAAGCCGCTGCTCGAAATCCTGGCCGGTATCCCCACCATCGTCTACGGCTTCTTCGCGCTGATCACGATCGGACCGTTCTTCCGCGATTTTTCGACCGGGCTCTGGGGCGCACTGACCGGCAACTACACCAACTTCATCGAAGCGCAGAGCGTGCTGACGGCCGGCTTCGTGATGAGCATCCGTCTCATTCCGTTCGTGTCGTCGCTGTCGGATGACATCATCACCGCGGTGCCGCGGGCAATGCGCGACGGTTCGCTCGGCCTCGGCGCCACCCGGTCCGAAACCATGAAGCGGGTCATCCTGCCCGCTGCGCTCCCGGGCATCATGGGTGCTCTTCTTCTCACCGGCTCGCGTGCCATCGGCGAAACAATGATCGTGGTTCTCGCGGCCGGTGTCGCGGCGAACCTGCAATTCTCGCCTTTCGAGCCGATGACGACCATCACCGTCAAGATCGTCAACCAGCTGACCGGCGACCTTGAATTCAATTCCCCGCAGACGCTTGTGGCGTTCGCGCTCGGCATCACGCTCTTCGTGCTGACGCTGATCATGAATGTCTACGCGCTCTACATCGTCCGTAAATACCGGGAGCAGTACGAATGA
- the pstA gene encoding phosphate ABC transporter permease PstA, with amino-acid sequence MTDAVFNPAGTSAAAAPRDIGIKSRRAAEKRFRIYGAAAIIIGLAFLVLLLVSIVSKGYTAFFQTMITVPVEFSEKVIDPTNKRATDPKVLITANYPNLARDAVAKIAGIDPKNRPEIAKLKGFVSDGVRAQLRDMVLANPDIIGKTVPVTFLASANIDSAYKGQIDLTSAEANRKVSDAQVGIMNKLSEAGVLREHFNPAFFTAGASSRPEAAGLGVAILGSIYTMLIVLALALPIGVCASIYLEEFAPKNRWTDLIEVNINNLAAVPSIVYGLLGLSIFINFVGMPRSASIVGGFVLALMTLPTIIIATRAALKAVPPSIRAAALGLGASKMQTVSHHVLPLAMPGILTGTIIGLANALGETAPLLLIGMVAFVVDYPTTPFEPATALPVQIYMWANEAERAFVERTSGAIIVLLIFLIIMNLAAILLRRRFERRW; translated from the coding sequence ATGACCGACGCTGTATTCAACCCGGCCGGCACTTCGGCCGCCGCTGCCCCCCGCGATATCGGCATCAAGAGCCGCCGCGCCGCCGAGAAGCGCTTCCGCATCTATGGCGCCGCTGCGATCATCATTGGCCTGGCTTTCCTGGTCCTGCTGCTCGTCTCGATCGTCTCGAAGGGCTACACGGCCTTCTTCCAGACCATGATCACCGTGCCGGTCGAGTTCTCCGAGAAGGTCATCGATCCCACGAACAAGCGTGCAACCGATCCGAAGGTGCTGATTACCGCCAACTATCCGAACCTCGCGCGTGACGCGGTTGCCAAGATCGCCGGCATCGATCCGAAGAATCGCCCCGAGATCGCCAAGCTCAAGGGCTTCGTCTCCGATGGCGTCCGCGCGCAGCTTCGCGACATGGTGCTCGCCAACCCGGATATCATCGGCAAGACAGTGCCGGTCACGTTCCTGGCCTCCGCCAATATCGACTCGGCATACAAGGGCCAGATCGACCTGACCTCAGCCGAAGCCAACCGCAAGGTGTCGGACGCCCAGGTCGGGATCATGAACAAGCTCTCGGAGGCCGGTGTTCTTCGCGAACACTTCAATCCGGCCTTCTTCACGGCTGGCGCATCCAGCCGTCCTGAAGCCGCCGGTCTCGGCGTCGCTATCCTCGGCTCGATCTATACGATGCTGATCGTGCTGGCGCTGGCTCTGCCGATCGGCGTCTGTGCCTCGATCTATCTCGAGGAATTCGCGCCTAAGAACCGCTGGACCGACCTCATCGAGGTTAACATCAACAATCTCGCCGCGGTGCCATCGATCGTATATGGTCTGCTGGGCCTGTCGATCTTCATCAACTTCGTCGGCATGCCGCGCTCGGCATCGATCGTCGGCGGCTTCGTGCTGGCACTGATGACGTTGCCGACCATCATCATCGCGACCCGCGCGGCACTGAAGGCAGTTCCGCCGTCGATCCGCGCGGCCGCGCTCGGCCTCGGTGCTTCCAAGATGCAGACCGTGTCGCATCATGTGCTGCCGCTCGCCATGCCGGGCATTCTGACCGGCACCATCATCGGTCTCGCCAATGCACTTGGCGAAACCGCACCGCTGCTGCTGATCGGCATGGTCGCCTTCGTGGTGGATTATCCGACCACGCCGTTCGAGCCCGCGACGGCTCTGCCGGTGCAGATCTACATGTGGGCGAACGAGGCCGAGCGCGCCTTTGTCGAACGCACGTCGGGCGCGATCATCGTGCTGCTCATCTTCCTCATCATTATGAACCTCGCCGCGATCCTGTTGCGCCGGCGCTTCGAACGCCGCTGGTAA
- the phoR gene encoding phosphate regulon sensor histidine kinase PhoR, with the protein MQVVWTIVSWLMRRKAYILCGALGMLIVYGATRNGWAAIGAILIAILPAFFTRDPVPAPLAQDDVTAEIASDPLFEVRAAFAGFDSPVFLLDRGGYVLYQNPSAAHAFGEFRDGQHVSARIRLPAVLDTIRETLDTGKTGTIEYSAMLPSESVYLVRVIKAQGEADYYVLIFRDISETRRIDRMRSDFVANASHELRTPLASLRGFIETLLGPARNDHKAQEKFLGIMQEQVTRMSRLVDDLMSLSRLELKARLAPQDAVDLVPLIGSVCDALAPLASDVGVEIVKTLPAQAVMVIGDRDELTQVFENLIENACKYGQDGKKVDVTISAEPDQPVEVSVRDYGPGIPDEHVPRLTERFYRVNVESSRSKKGTGLGLAIVKHILTRHRARLIIRSEVGQGSTFTVRF; encoded by the coding sequence ATGCAGGTAGTCTGGACAATTGTGAGCTGGTTGATGCGGCGCAAGGCTTACATCCTTTGCGGCGCATTGGGCATGCTCATTGTCTATGGCGCGACCCGCAATGGCTGGGCGGCGATCGGCGCAATCCTGATCGCGATCCTGCCGGCATTCTTCACCCGTGACCCGGTACCTGCGCCTCTCGCACAGGACGACGTGACGGCAGAGATCGCCAGCGATCCGCTGTTCGAAGTGCGGGCTGCCTTTGCTGGCTTCGACAGCCCGGTTTTTCTGCTCGATCGCGGCGGATACGTGCTGTACCAGAACCCATCGGCCGCGCATGCCTTCGGTGAGTTCCGCGATGGGCAGCATGTTTCCGCGCGCATACGCCTGCCTGCCGTACTCGATACGATCCGCGAGACGCTCGATACGGGCAAGACGGGAACGATCGAATATTCCGCCATGCTTCCGTCGGAGAGCGTCTATCTGGTGCGCGTCATCAAGGCGCAGGGAGAGGCCGACTATTATGTCCTTATCTTCCGCGACATTTCGGAAACCCGCCGCATCGACCGCATGCGCTCGGATTTCGTGGCAAACGCCTCGCATGAACTGCGCACGCCGCTCGCCTCGCTGCGCGGGTTTATCGAGACATTGTTGGGTCCGGCGCGCAACGATCATAAAGCGCAGGAGAAATTCCTCGGCATCATGCAGGAGCAGGTAACGCGAATGAGCCGTCTGGTCGACGACCTCATGTCGCTGTCGCGCCTGGAACTCAAGGCCCGCCTGGCACCCCAGGATGCGGTCGACCTCGTACCGCTGATCGGCTCGGTCTGCGATGCGCTGGCGCCGCTGGCGAGCGATGTCGGTGTCGAGATCGTCAAGACGCTGCCCGCGCAGGCGGTCATGGTCATCGGCGACCGGGACGAACTCACGCAGGTTTTCGAGAACCTGATCGAGAACGCCTGCAAGTACGGACAGGATGGCAAGAAGGTCGATGTGACGATATCAGCGGAGCCGGATCAGCCGGTCGAAGTGAGCGTGCGTGACTATGGTCCGGGCATCCCCGATGAGCACGTGCCGCGCCTCACCGAGCGCTTCTATCGGGTCAATGTCGAGAGCAGCCGATCCAAGAAAGGAACGGGTTTGGGCCTTGCCATTGTCAAGCATATTCTCACACGCCATCGCGCCCGGCTGATTATCCGCTCGGAAGTCGGGCAGGGCAGCACGTTTACAGTGCGTTTCTGA
- a CDS encoding endonuclease/exonuclease/phosphatase family protein: MRIMCLNGWGGKLHDQLIDYVSAASPDILCLQEVVHTPLATKDWLDYRDGDHVLPQRANFYLDVARALPGHTATFCPAAQGVLWDGDKTVPSQWGLATFVRNSFPIIGQIQSFVHKGFSPSDYGEHPRSRNAHAVRLFDYERNWPVSIVHTHGLRDLNGKMDTAERLAQARRLTELATRISEPGDRLVVCGDFNVEPESETFGILREIGLTDLVTSRGFAGTRTSHYTKPGRFADYMLVNDAVTVIDFDVVSDPEVSDHCPLLLEI; encoded by the coding sequence GTGCGTATCATGTGCCTGAACGGCTGGGGCGGAAAGCTGCACGATCAATTGATCGACTATGTCAGCGCCGCTTCTCCCGACATTCTTTGCTTGCAGGAGGTGGTCCATACGCCGCTCGCCACCAAGGACTGGCTGGACTATCGGGATGGCGACCACGTGTTGCCGCAACGGGCGAATTTCTACCTCGACGTCGCAAGAGCGCTGCCGGGCCACACGGCGACCTTTTGCCCGGCCGCGCAGGGCGTTCTCTGGGACGGCGACAAAACAGTACCCTCGCAATGGGGGCTGGCGACATTTGTCCGGAACTCATTCCCGATTATCGGACAGATCCAGTCATTCGTTCACAAGGGTTTTTCGCCCAGCGATTATGGAGAACATCCGCGCTCGCGAAATGCGCATGCTGTCAGGCTTTTCGATTACGAGAGGAACTGGCCGGTATCCATCGTCCATACGCATGGACTGCGCGATCTTAACGGCAAAATGGATACGGCGGAGCGCTTGGCGCAGGCGCGCAGACTTACCGAACTGGCAACGAGAATTTCGGAGCCGGGCGATCGCCTCGTCGTCTGCGGCGATTTCAATGTTGAGCCGGAGAGCGAGACGTTCGGCATCCTGCGCGAGATCGGCTTGACCGATCTGGTCACCTCGCGCGGCTTTGCCGGGACACGCACCTCGCATTACACCAAGCCGGGCCGCTTTGCCGACTATATGCTGGTGAACGATGCCGTCACGGTCATCGACTTCGATGTCGTATCAGACCCCGAAGTGTCGGATCATTGCCCGCTTCTGCTGGAAATCTAG
- the phoB gene encoding phosphate regulon transcriptional regulator PhoB, with product MQPRIMVVEDEEALGTLLSYNLEAEGYEVEVIPRGDEADIRLQERVPDLLVLDWMLPGVSGIELCRRLRMRPQTERLPVIMLTARGEESERVRGLSTGADDYVVKPFSTPELMARVKAMLRRVRPSAISSLLKCGDVELDRETYRVHRRSREIRLGPTEFKLLEFFMSSPGRVFSRSQLLDGVWGHDIYVDERTVDVHVGRLRKALNLSNMPDVIRTVRGAGYAMEV from the coding sequence ATGCAGCCGAGAATCATGGTCGTCGAAGACGAGGAGGCACTGGGCACACTGCTCAGCTACAATCTGGAAGCTGAAGGCTACGAGGTGGAGGTCATCCCGCGTGGTGACGAAGCCGACATACGCCTGCAGGAGCGTGTGCCTGATCTCCTTGTGCTCGACTGGATGCTGCCGGGCGTCTCCGGCATCGAACTCTGCCGCCGCCTCAGGATGCGTCCGCAGACCGAGCGCCTGCCCGTGATCATGCTGACCGCGCGCGGCGAAGAGAGCGAGCGCGTTCGCGGCCTCTCCACCGGAGCGGACGACTATGTCGTCAAGCCTTTCTCGACGCCTGAACTGATGGCCCGCGTAAAAGCCATGCTGCGCCGGGTGCGGCCGAGCGCGATCTCGTCGCTGCTGAAATGCGGCGATGTCGAGCTCGATCGCGAGACCTACCGCGTCCATCGTCGCTCGCGCGAGATCCGGCTCGGGCCGACCGAGTTCAAGCTGCTCGAATTCTTCATGTCGTCGCCGGGCCGCGTCTTCTCCCGCTCGCAGCTTCTCGATGGTGTCTGGGGCCACGACATCTATGTCGACGAACGCACCGTGGACGTCCATGTCGGCCGCCTGCGCAAGGCGCTCAATCTCTCCAACATGCCCGACGTGATCCGCACCGTGCGCGGCGCGGGTTATGCAATGGAAGTCTGA
- a CDS encoding nitronate monooxygenase family protein, with protein MALPSILSANLRIPVVAAPLFIISHPALVIAQCKAGVVGSFPALNARPESQLDEWLSEITETLAAHDAANPGRPAAPYAVNQIVHGSNKRLQHDLEMCVKYRVPIVISSLGAVPEVNDAIHSYGGIVLHDVINNRHANSAIRKGADGLIAVAAGAGGHAGTLSPFALVQEIREWFAGPLLLSGAIATGGAVLATQAMGADMAYIGSSFIATEEARATNEYKQMIVDSAAADIVYSNYFTGIPGNYLKGSIRAVGMDPDALPTADPSKMDFEKATSGPKAWKEIWGSGQGISAVKAIEPTAALIDRLDAEYRAAKAKICGG; from the coding sequence ATGGCCTTGCCATCCATTCTCTCCGCCAATCTCCGCATCCCCGTGGTGGCGGCGCCGTTGTTCATCATCTCCCATCCGGCATTGGTCATCGCCCAGTGCAAGGCGGGCGTCGTAGGCTCCTTTCCCGCGCTCAACGCCCGGCCCGAAAGCCAGCTCGATGAATGGTTGTCCGAGATCACAGAGACGCTCGCCGCCCATGATGCAGCCAATCCCGGCCGTCCGGCCGCACCCTACGCGGTCAACCAGATCGTCCATGGCTCCAACAAGCGGCTGCAGCACGATCTCGAGATGTGCGTCAAATACAGGGTTCCGATCGTCATTTCCTCGCTTGGCGCCGTGCCGGAGGTCAACGACGCCATCCATTCCTATGGCGGTATCGTGCTGCATGACGTGATCAACAACCGCCACGCCAATTCCGCCATCCGCAAAGGTGCCGACGGATTGATCGCCGTGGCGGCGGGCGCAGGAGGCCATGCCGGCACGCTCTCGCCCTTCGCGCTGGTCCAGGAAATCCGCGAATGGTTCGCTGGACCGTTGCTTCTCTCGGGCGCCATCGCTACAGGCGGCGCGGTGCTGGCAACACAGGCCATGGGCGCCGACATGGCCTATATCGGCTCGTCCTTCATCGCCACCGAGGAAGCGCGCGCGACGAACGAATACAAGCAGATGATCGTCGATTCCGCCGCCGCCGATATTGTCTATTCCAACTATTTCACCGGCATCCCGGGCAACTACCTCAAGGGCTCGATCCGCGCGGTGGGCATGGACCCGGACGCGCTGCCAACGGCCGACCCCTCCAAGATGGACTTCGAAAAGGCAACGAGCGGCCCCAAGGCCTGGAAAGAAATCTGGGGCTCCGGCCAGGGCATCAGTGCCGTCAAGGCGATAGAACCCACAGCGGCCCTGATCGACAGACTGGACGCCGAATACCGGGCAGCGAAGGCCAAGATTTGCGGCGGCTGA
- the ppk2 gene encoding polyphosphate kinase 2: MVEEVETKPVEIEIGGEKRLFDIENPKLPSWIDDKDLKSGGYPYDKKLDDDDYEEELEQLQVELVKLQIWQQKSGARVMAIFEGRDAAGKGGSINAVKMNMNPRSARIVALTKPTETERGQWYFQRYVSTFPTSGEFVLFDRSWYNRAGVEPVMGFCTPEQYEAFLKVVPRFEKMIVHDGIHFFKFYLNIGREMQLKRFHDRRHDPLKTWKLSPMDIAALNKWDDYTEKRDRMLRETDTEEAPWTVVRNNDKRRGRLELIKHILNAIDYEGKDTDVIGKVDGKIVCRSEKFLK; this comes from the coding sequence ATGGTGGAAGAGGTTGAGACCAAGCCGGTGGAGATCGAAATCGGCGGTGAGAAGCGCCTGTTCGACATCGAAAATCCTAAACTGCCCAGTTGGATTGACGACAAGGATCTGAAGTCCGGCGGCTATCCATATGACAAGAAGCTTGACGACGATGATTACGAAGAGGAACTCGAGCAGTTGCAGGTCGAACTCGTCAAGCTGCAGATCTGGCAGCAGAAGAGTGGCGCCCGGGTGATGGCGATCTTCGAAGGCCGGGACGCCGCCGGCAAGGGCGGATCGATCAATGCCGTCAAGATGAACATGAACCCCCGTTCGGCCCGCATCGTGGCCCTGACCAAGCCGACGGAAACCGAACGCGGCCAGTGGTACTTCCAGCGCTATGTCTCGACTTTCCCGACATCGGGCGAATTCGTGCTGTTCGACCGCTCCTGGTACAACCGGGCCGGCGTCGAGCCGGTCATGGGTTTCTGCACGCCGGAGCAATATGAGGCCTTCCTCAAGGTCGTGCCGCGCTTCGAGAAGATGATCGTCCATGACGGCATTCATTTCTTCAAGTTCTACCTCAATATCGGGCGCGAGATGCAACTCAAGCGCTTCCATGACCGCCGCCACGATCCGCTGAAAACCTGGAAGCTGTCGCCGATGGATATCGCCGCGCTCAACAAGTGGGACGACTACACGGAAAAGCGTGATCGCATGCTGAGGGAGACCGACACCGAGGAAGCGCCGTGGACCGTGGTCCGCAACAACGACAAGCGTCGCGGGCGGCTGGAACTCATCAAGCACATCCTCAATGCCATAGATTACGAAGGCAAGGACACGGACGTAATCGGCAAGGTCGATGGCAAGATCGTTTGCCGGAGCGAAAAATTCCTCAAATGA
- the pstB gene encoding phosphate ABC transporter ATP-binding protein PstB: protein MNMLTDIEVEKTIGKSMNTEQTYKMIGKDVSVYYSEKRALFDVNLNIRENTVTALIGPSGCGKSTFLRTLNRMNDTIEGCRVTGNITLDGGDIYRPSLDVVELRARVGMVFQKPNPFPKSIYENVSYGPRIHGLAASKAQLDEIVEKSLIRAGLWNEVKDRLLEPGTGLSGGQQQRLCIARAVAVSPEVILMDEPCSALDPIATAKVEELIHELRENFTIVIVTHSMQQAARVSQRTAMFHLGYLVEENDTDKMFTNPDDQRTQDYIMGRFG from the coding sequence ATGAATATGCTTACAGATATCGAAGTCGAAAAGACGATTGGCAAGAGCATGAATACCGAACAGACCTACAAGATGATCGGCAAGGACGTCTCCGTATATTACAGCGAGAAACGTGCGCTGTTCGACGTCAATCTGAACATTCGCGAGAACACGGTCACCGCGCTGATCGGCCCGTCCGGTTGCGGCAAGTCCACCTTCCTGCGCACGCTCAACCGCATGAACGACACGATCGAAGGCTGCCGCGTCACCGGCAACATCACGCTTGATGGCGGCGATATCTACCGGCCCTCGCTCGACGTGGTCGAGTTGCGGGCCCGCGTCGGCATGGTCTTCCAGAAGCCCAATCCGTTCCCCAAGTCGATCTATGAGAATGTTTCTTACGGTCCGCGCATCCACGGCCTCGCCGCCAGCAAGGCCCAGCTCGACGAAATCGTCGAAAAAAGCCTGATACGCGCCGGTCTCTGGAACGAGGTGAAGGACCGCCTGCTTGAGCCCGGCACCGGCCTGTCCGGCGGCCAGCAGCAACGCCTCTGCATCGCCCGCGCCGTCGCCGTCAGCCCCGAAGTCATCCTGATGGACGAGCCCTGTTCGGCGCTCGACCCGATCGCCACCGCCAAGGTCGAGGAACTGATCCACGAACTGCGCGAGAACTTCACCATCGTCATCGTCACCCACTCCATGCAGCAGGCCGCGCGTGTTTCCCAGCGCACCGCCATGTTCCACCTGGGCTACCTCGTGGAAGAGAACGACACAGACAAGATGTTCACCAATCCGGACGACCAGCGCACCCAGGATTACATCATGGGCCGGTTCGGCTGA
- a CDS encoding PstS family phosphate ABC transporter substrate-binding protein: MKLVKTTMAALVASVAFAGASFAADQIHIAGSSTVLPYAKIVAEQFAETYSDFKAPVVESGGSGAGLKEFCKGAGPETIDIANSSRPIKDSELETCKANGVTDVTEVKIGYDGIVFALDKSAPDFAFEPADIYTALAAEIVVDGKVVANPNTNWKQVNAKLADLDIQAFIPGEKHGTREVFEEKLLIAGCKATGALEAMEKAGIDKKEAEGKCKAVRKDGKAVDIDGDYSETLARIDADKKAVGVFGLSFYENNADKLKVATVGGVLPSVETVAKGEYPVSRPLFFYVKKAHLESVPGLKEYVEFFTADTMIGPDSPLAEYGLIPAPDAEREEIRAAVSSWKNM; the protein is encoded by the coding sequence ATGAAACTCGTAAAGACCACCATGGCAGCGCTTGTCGCTTCCGTCGCCTTCGCAGGCGCTTCCTTTGCCGCCGACCAGATCCACATTGCCGGTTCCTCGACCGTGCTTCCCTATGCCAAGATCGTCGCCGAGCAGTTCGCCGAAACCTATTCGGATTTCAAGGCTCCGGTCGTTGAATCCGGCGGCTCCGGCGCCGGCCTCAAGGAATTCTGCAAGGGCGCTGGCCCCGAGACCATCGACATCGCGAATTCTTCGCGCCCGATCAAGGACTCGGAACTCGAAACCTGCAAGGCCAATGGCGTGACCGACGTCACCGAAGTCAAGATCGGCTATGACGGCATCGTCTTCGCTCTCGACAAGTCCGCTCCGGATTTCGCTTTCGAGCCGGCCGATATCTACACGGCGCTCGCTGCCGAAATCGTTGTCGACGGCAAGGTCGTCGCCAACCCGAACACCAACTGGAAGCAGGTCAACGCCAAGCTCGCCGACCTCGACATCCAGGCCTTCATCCCGGGCGAAAAGCACGGCACCCGTGAAGTGTTCGAAGAAAAGCTCCTGATCGCCGGCTGCAAGGCCACCGGCGCGCTCGAAGCCATGGAAAAGGCCGGCATCGACAAGAAGGAAGCCGAAGGCAAGTGCAAGGCAGTCCGCAAGGACGGCAAGGCTGTTGACATCGACGGCGACTATTCCGAAACCCTCGCCCGCATCGATGCGGACAAGAAGGCAGTCGGCGTATTCGGTCTCTCCTTCTATGAAAACAACGCCGACAAGCTGAAGGTCGCCACCGTTGGCGGCGTCCTGCCGAGCGTCGAAACCGTCGCCAAGGGCGAATATCCGGTTTCCCGTCCGCTCTTCTTCTACGTCAAGAAGGCTCATCTCGAGTCGGTTCCTGGCCTGAAGGAATATGTGGAATTCTTCACCGCCGACACCATGATCGGCCCGGACTCTCCGCTCGCCGAATACGGCCTGATCCCGGCTCCGGATGCCGAGCGCGAAGAAATCCGCGCTGCCGTGTCCAGCTGGAAGAACATGTAA